The Lujinxingia vulgaris genome includes a region encoding these proteins:
- a CDS encoding S-(hydroxymethyl)glutathione dehydrogenase/class III alcohol dehydrogenase, translating to MKSRAAVAFEVNKPLEIVELDVEGPRKGEVLVQITHTGVCHTDAFTLSGEDPEGIFPSVLGHEGAGIVVEVGEGVSGLSVGDRVIPLYTAECRECKFCKSGKTNLCQAVRATQGKGLMPDGTTRFSYKGKPIYHYMGTSTFSEYTVVPEISLAKIDKDAPLEKVCLLGCGVTTGIGAVHNTAKVQAGDTVAVFGLGGIGLAVVMGAKEAGASRILGIDINPDKFELARQLGATDLINPKDYDKPIQDVIVELTDGGVDYSFECIGNVNVMRSALECCHKGWGESVIIGVAGAGQEISTRPFQLVTGRVWRGSAFGGVRGRTELPGMVDKAMSGKLDLDPFITHTLPLERINEAFDLMHSGESIRTVIHF from the coding sequence ATGAAGAGCCGTGCCGCCGTCGCATTCGAAGTCAACAAACCCCTGGAGATCGTTGAGCTGGATGTCGAAGGCCCCAGAAAGGGTGAGGTGCTCGTGCAGATCACCCACACCGGGGTCTGCCACACCGACGCCTTCACGCTCAGCGGCGAAGATCCCGAGGGCATCTTCCCCTCGGTGCTCGGCCATGAGGGCGCCGGCATCGTTGTGGAGGTCGGCGAGGGGGTCAGCGGGCTCTCGGTTGGCGACCGGGTCATCCCGCTCTACACCGCGGAGTGCCGCGAGTGTAAGTTCTGCAAGTCCGGCAAGACCAACCTCTGCCAGGCCGTGCGCGCCACCCAGGGCAAGGGCCTGATGCCCGATGGGACCACGCGTTTCTCGTACAAAGGAAAGCCCATCTACCACTACATGGGCACCAGCACCTTTAGCGAGTACACGGTCGTCCCGGAGATCTCGCTGGCGAAGATCGACAAAGACGCCCCGCTGGAGAAGGTCTGCCTGCTGGGCTGCGGGGTGACCACCGGCATCGGCGCGGTGCATAACACCGCCAAAGTGCAGGCCGGCGACACCGTGGCGGTCTTCGGGCTGGGCGGCATCGGCCTGGCGGTCGTGATGGGCGCCAAGGAAGCCGGCGCCTCGCGCATCCTGGGCATTGATATCAACCCCGATAAGTTCGAGCTGGCGCGCCAGCTCGGCGCCACCGATCTCATCAACCCCAAAGACTACGACAAGCCCATCCAGGATGTGATCGTGGAGCTGACCGACGGCGGCGTCGACTACAGCTTTGAGTGCATCGGCAACGTCAACGTGATGCGCTCCGCGCTGGAGTGCTGTCACAAGGGCTGGGGTGAGTCGGTGATCATCGGCGTGGCCGGCGCCGGCCAGGAGATCAGCACGCGTCCCTTCCAGCTTGTGACCGGGCGAGTGTGGCGAGGCTCAGCGTTCGGGGGCGTGCGGGGTCGTACGGAGCTTCCGGGCATGGTCGATAAGGCGATGAGCGGCAAGCTCGACCTCGATCCCTTCATCACCCACACGCTGCCGCTGGAGCGCATCAATGAGGCTTTTGACCTGATGCACAGCGGTGAGTCGATTCGTACGGTGATTCATTTCTAA
- a CDS encoding metal/formaldehyde-sensitive transcriptional repressor, which produces MPYTEKEKKRVLARVRRVKGQLNALETALEEGTECSSVLQQIAAIRGAVTGVMRQVLESHVRETFGSAAELPPGERDEAVEDLNDLIRSYLK; this is translated from the coding sequence ATGCCTTACACCGAGAAAGAGAAAAAACGCGTGCTTGCGCGGGTTCGCCGCGTCAAAGGGCAGCTCAACGCGCTGGAGACTGCGCTGGAAGAAGGCACCGAGTGCAGCTCGGTGCTCCAGCAGATCGCCGCGATCCGCGGGGCGGTCACCGGCGTGATGCGCCAGGTGCTTGAGTCGCATGTGCGCGAGACCTTCGGGAGCGCAGCCGAGCTTCCGCCTGGCGAGCGTGATGAGGCCGTCGAGGATCTCAACGATCTGATCCGCTCCTACCTCAAATAA
- the trmD gene encoding tRNA (guanosine(37)-N1)-methyltransferase TrmD — translation MSTPFPVEILTLFPDFFDGPLRISLTGKAIERGHFSVNCVDIRDFTHDKHRTCDDVPYGGGAGMVMKPEPLVAALESARERHPGVPRILMSPQGEPFSQKIARELAQGPGMILVCGRYEGVDERVRQHWIDREISIGDYVLTGGEVASMVVIDAVTRLLPGVLGNQESISEESFSAPMLEYPQYTRPREFRGFEVPEILLSGDHGRVAKWRQEQALARTKERRPDLLERRDASPDSQSES, via the coding sequence TTGAGCACGCCCTTCCCCGTTGAGATCCTCACGCTCTTCCCCGACTTCTTCGATGGCCCGCTGCGCATCAGCCTGACCGGCAAAGCCATTGAGCGCGGCCACTTCTCGGTGAACTGCGTCGACATCCGCGACTTCACCCACGACAAACACCGCACCTGCGACGATGTGCCCTACGGGGGCGGCGCGGGCATGGTGATGAAACCCGAGCCCCTCGTCGCGGCCCTGGAGTCGGCCCGGGAGCGTCACCCCGGCGTGCCGCGCATTCTGATGTCGCCCCAGGGCGAGCCATTTAGCCAGAAGATCGCCCGGGAGCTTGCCCAGGGGCCGGGCATGATCCTTGTGTGCGGGCGCTACGAGGGCGTCGACGAGCGTGTGCGTCAGCACTGGATCGATCGCGAGATCTCCATTGGCGACTACGTGCTCACCGGCGGGGAGGTCGCCTCGATGGTCGTCATCGACGCCGTCACTCGCCTCCTCCCCGGCGTGCTGGGCAACCAGGAGTCGATCAGTGAGGAGAGCTTCTCGGCTCCGATGCTCGAATATCCTCAGTACACGCGCCCCCGCGAGTTTCGAGGCTTTGAGGTGCCCGAGATTCTGCTCAGCGGCGACCACGGGCGAGTGGCGAAGTGGCGTCAGGAGCAGGCGCTGGCGCGCACCAAAGAGCGTCGCCCCGATCTTCTGGAGCGCCGCGACGCCTCGCCCGATAGTCAGTCTGAGAGTTGA